In the Colletotrichum higginsianum IMI 349063 chromosome 7 map unlocalized unitig_7, whole genome shotgun sequence genome, one interval contains:
- a CDS encoding Ankyrin repeat protein — protein sequence METLCLSLKSIRAMVETKEEQEGMPRFLVDSGAKVNAASKHGLTSLPVAVMNDSALLVKDLSDRGADVSRRLEDGRTPLHCAASRASVDILKKLLDLGGRNQLH from the coding sequence ATGGAAACTCTCTGCCTCTCATTAAAAAGTATTAGAGCGATGGTTGAAACTAAGGAAGAACAGGAAGGCATGCCGAGGTTTCTCGTCGACAGTGGTGCCAAAGTAAACGCCGCCTCTAAGCATGGCTTGACTTCTTTGCCCGTTGCTGTCATGAACGATTCCGCTCTCCTTGTAAAGGACCTTTCCGATCGAGGTGCTGATGTTAGCCGCAGACTCGAGGATGGCCGAACACCGCTTCATTGTGCTGCTTCCCGAGCTAGTGTGGACATTTTGAAGAAGCTACTTGATTTGGGGGGCCGAAATCAACTCCACTGA
- a CDS encoding Heterokaryon incompatibility protein: MVTASPDDYCSACHDFDPQGPLHERDAVLRDTFGIHRVALENRTPAELRRRRDDCYRCAVLLAAAYKLASDWDKMTIWLEDHQNPKISLTGKDACSFELYTTEADSPVKHLHPLLEVPASPRSEATMDFMARQVKDCHDNHDKCKINHEFMPKRLIRLTEKGGHIIHPDEPVPYIALSYCWGGDKNIRTLRANITAHMDSINLGHLPRCFRDVAVIAPRLGINHLWVDSLCIIQDDHADWEDQFPRMSWVYKNASVVVAAAAIGNCQESFLGDGEDDERMRRPESFVISDAHPSQPAAVRARAVPTIGLHEDLQSFYSARDPLDCRGWPLQERLLATRILVYSRTELQWSCQTLQACEGGHTSSPNHPFTPLITIDTAEKAFSLWHSQVMEFSKRRLTFETDKLPAISAVAGHVADVTGSRYIAGLWRDNLIRDMCWERHMFESLKWEATRHWRAPSFSWASVAGNVFYNDNSIAAKGFYLSQVVDAGATRQSSPVFGQVVDAWVDMEAPLIEATLETHPPYDGSDLFDYNNPGAMFPHGHPETLFLAKVGGWQIPFRGDTHLAPGPIRPTPREPAHGLGNTAYRVRDLDSVELSPPVTVWVMIVGYWWEYTNKYPNGQRWLTSIVLGRSERQPGAYERLGYKNQPWPPWEKIPQEDFDRINAHVHNEGEKQHFRIV; the protein is encoded by the coding sequence ATGGTCACGGCGAGCCCCGACGACTACTGCTCGGCATGCCACGACTTTGACCCCCAGGGCCCGCTCCACGAGCGCGATGCCGTCCTCCGCGACACCTTCGGCATACACCGTGTGGCGCTCGAGAACCGGACGCCGGCCGAGctgcggcgccgccgcgatgACTGCTACCGCTGCGCCgtgctgctcgccgccgcctacaAGCTGGCGTCCGACTGGGACAAGATGACCATCTGGCTCGAGGACCATCAGAACCCAAAGATCTCGCTCACCGGCAAAGACGCCTGCTCCTTCGAGCTGTACaccaccgaggccgacagCCCGGTCAAGCACCTCCATCCTCTCCTCGAGGTCCCGGCCTCTCCCCGCTCCGAAGCCACCATGGACTTCATGGCCCGCCAGGTGAAGGACTGCCACGACAACCACGACAAGTGCAAGATCAACCACGAGTTCATGCCCAAGAGGCTCATCAGGCTCACCGAAAAGGGCGGCCACATCATCCACCCCGACGAGCCTGTGCCCTACATCGCGCTGAGCTACTGCTGGGGCGGCGACAAGAACATCCGCACCCTCCGCGCCAACATCACGGCGCACATGGACTCGATCAACCTGGGCCACCTGCCGCGCTGCTTccgcgacgtcgccgtcatcgccccGCGCCTCGGCATCAACCACCTCTGGGTCGACAGCCTGTGCATCATCCAGGACGACCACGCCGACTGGGAGGACCAGTTCCCGCGCATGTCCTGGGTCTACAAGAACGcgagcgtcgtcgtcgccgccgccgccatcggcaacTGCCAGGAGtccttcctcggcgacggcgaggacgacgagaggATGCGCCGCCCGGAGTCCTTCGTCATCAGCGACGCCCACCCCtcccagcccgccgccgtgcgcGCCCGCGCCGTGCCGACCATCGGCCTCCACGAGGACCTCCAGTCCTTCTACAGCGCGCGCGACCCCCTCGACTGCCGCGGCTGGCCCCTCCAGGAACGCCTGCTGGCCACGCGCATCCTCGTCTACTCGCGCACGGAGCTGCAGTGGTCGTGCCAGACACTGCAGGCCTGCGAGGGCGGCCACACGAGCTCCCCCAACCACCCCTTCACGCCGctcatcaccatcgacacggccgagaaggcgTTCTCGCTCTGGCACAGCCAGGTCATGGAGTTCTCCAAGCGCCGCCTCACCTTCGAGACGGACAAGCTGCCCGCCATCTCGGCGGTGGCCGGCCACGTTGCCGACGTCACCGGCTCACGGTACATCGCCGGCTTGTGGCGCGACAACCTCATCCGCGACATGTGCTGGGAGCGCCACATGTTCGAGAGCCTCAAGTGGGAGGCGACGCGCCACTGGCGCGCCCCGTCCTTCTCCTGGGCCAGCGTGGCAGGCAACGTCTTCTACAACGACAACTCCATCGCCGCAAAGGGCTTCTACCTCTcccaggtcgtcgacgccggggCCACGCGCCAGAGCAGCCCCGTCTtcggccaggtcgtcgacgcctgGGTCGACATGGAGGCGCCGCTGATCGAGGCCACCCTCGAGACGCACCCGCCCTACGACGGCAGCGACCTGTTCGACTACAACAACCCCGGCGCCATGTTCCCCCACGGCCACCCAGAGACGCTCTTCCTCGCCAAGGTCGGCGGGTGGCAGATCCCCTTCCGGGGCGACACGCACCTGGCGCCGGGACCGATCCGCCCCACGCCGAGGGAGCCCGCCCACGGGCTCGGAAACACGGCGTACCGCGTGAGAGACCTCGACAGCGTCGAGCTGAGCCCGCCCGTGACGGTGTGGGTGATGATCGTGGGGTACTGGTGGGAGTACACGAACAAGTACCCCAACGGCCAGCGGTGGTTGACGAGCATCGTCTTGGGACGGTCGGAGCGTCAGCCCGGCGCATACGAGCGGCTAGGGTACAAGAACCagccgtggccgccgtggGAGAAGATCCCGCAGGAGGACTTTGATAGGATCAACGCTCACGTGCACAACGAGGGGGAGAAGCAGCACTTCCGCATTGTCTAA
- a CDS encoding Extracellular alkaline serine protease: MTSEDWFKMVDSLNLVLSVDSENNDYQKIRVAVLDTGITPKAAEEFDIQDRMYRDFTDCPDENMRDDTGHGTSVVDLVYKMCEPAEVYVARVMEKSHATRNSVDATIGALEWAMRNNVDIICMAIGFATEVPELKSVLKKAFAANILVFAAASNHNNMSGVMYPARWNECVFSVFSTNAGAKNSRKINPTGSGKYENFAILGEDIRVSTGETRKGTSYSTAIACGLAARLLDFAKQNPVAGGTYGNLCNDLKEKAGMAKVLCGISEKDEEYHCIAPWKLLPENLRWQSDDPSEEEIQQARVSVMNRIAHYLERF, translated from the exons ATGACCAGCGAAGACTGGTTCAAGATGGTCGACAGCTTGAACTTAGTTCTGAGTGTTGATTCTGAAAACAACGACTACCAGAAAATAAGGGTAGCAGTTCTCGACACGGGAATAACGCCGAAAGCTGCTGAGGAATTCGATATCCAGGACCGGATGTATCGAGACTTCACGGACTGTCCAGATGAAAACATGCGCGATGACACTGGCCATGGAACATCCGTAGTTGACTTGGTTTACAAGATGTGCGAACCTGCAGAGGTTTACGTCGCCAGAGTTATGGAAAAGAGCCATGCCACAAGAAATTCTGTGGATGCCACAATCGGA GCACTGGAATGGGCAATGAGAAACAACGTTGACATCATATGTATGGCCATTGGTTTCGCAACCGAGGTTCCAGAGTTGAAGTCGGTCTTGAAGAAGGCGTTTGCAGCTAATATTCTTGTCTTCGCGGCGGCTTCCAACCATAACAACATGAGCGGAGTTATGTACCCGGCTCGCTGGAACGAGTGCGTGTTCAGCGTCTTCTCAACGAACGCCGGCGCAAAGAACTCACGCAAAATCAACCCCACCGGGAGCGGCAAATACGAGAACTTCGCGATCCTTGGAGAGGACATCAGAGTCTCCACAGGCGAGACGCGGAAGGGTACGTCGTACTCAACCGCGATCGCTTGTGGTCTGGCAGCTCGCTTGCTCGATTTTGCAAAACAGAATCCCGTTGCCGGGGGTACATACGGCAATCTTTGCAACGATCTGAAAGAAAAGGCGGGGATGGCGAAAGTCTTGTGCGGGATCtcggagaaggacgaggagtaCCATTGTATTGCCCCGTGGAAGCTTCTCCCAGAGAATCTACGTTGGCAATCGGACGATCCATCGGAGGAAGAGATACAGCAGGCAAGGGTGAGCGTGATGAATAGAATTGCGCACTACCTGGAGAGATTCTAG
- a CDS encoding Protein kinase domain-containing protein, which yields MPMTTDPGGGLGQSQDAIYNAAVACRDLFDSTINQIMSGKRPLKELQQRFWLWSNNSGVFAEPFISLDARLQEHEEPRAMILRLLGLIQKNLEASKWKLGDLRNCTVSRLKYHGSTTVTRLDEEFHRDETNRGPEEQLERSQAWSVVDGEPMTENNHLQGSIFGISGALERLTRLSVLISKASQNNRSARVEAFREKRKMDFAGFEELTNLIIKKKYPMISDSLRLQLTRSIVYRRQSIVYHQHREAKYQRERTKNETATKHNTPGEPMLGTRPMQPTQAAAQNHQEKSNFTGFTPLDGSEFNRQNVALGQSKTESTASVGAADVCYPRPPRPKDESVGYIDCRYCSKKVERRIFGTPSLWRKHVDEDLKPFFCVSEQCADPAVGFSKYSSWRKHMEEEHGTNWIQYNHDLPPLESKSKKAPDHESSICPLCQTPGDRLEDEKTRTKIKHELPQSTALASAPKGSSPRKNTDRRVHFGDEPQLGGYEERVSLVDEPAYSSGGLDVAQKMLSRHMAAHLQTLCFQTLEVGLADGDISNNSEHGSESLRTDTESSGGFDRDSSNLSNVSLPFNEDSDHLTTATDTPNAFDRLRIGSLKSDNDGPFVGDWLRNLDEVSISASEGFDRPHSREGDDIVSHETPAEDMRPRSPENHFPGLENPDITMLSVLGSEKGEVLWNLINDRLVSGSNGQPFLPLDDLGNLISVPNVRQALKSLNIYSDLEVDKYVNDVCNTTRIGNSQKTSRKKIFAILVMIDHVGALLSFISEDLYDVHLPLELERRRENRNRKPVLFSKSTPNGVIVRVEGSCSWQPGKMREFNEKQWRVMSPFFDMQSDKPHLYSLDVRTILPILEKDDKIKAEFFTSSGRIKTSSVRIKIHPAHHNYPQSTNSHFITEQLHGPDEPLADRELQALQELGRQDQKHLLRLLAAYQMTPGGCYFVYLCSDGNLQDFWKQFPEPKPDHSLISWLAEQAAGVASSLDFVLNQPTILGVSGQSSMHGRRVQVTPNNVLWFRDKTTDEGIAQGGILQIKDFDAEVRGVSVTYRGPEYDVAGEEISQAFEIWHLGCLLLLFILWYLEGQKGVDSFTDARLADERVDEVIRSDIFFTVSVKHGTKVADLKPSVKNCIQRLHRHPECSLLLHNMVDYISNRLLCLEPKERDKPSEVVNKLTEMAERCKADRVYACQGCPRPQSKTETVLTDIGAGQPKDDRLSSHALSQNSVKGEEYSMDLDEAPDRDQPGRGVGQDKNGDDADDDEIENAWVWKRQRSDKANITLACPFYKKDRQLHGSCYGKRLSRIRDVKQHLRRRHYMPIYCPMCYKNFSDETKRDNHMREIACERGTHLGPIGISQEQQGELSKRAPRQHTEEEQWYGIFDILFPDHPRPNSAYIDSSVITDVLELGGKGEEHLTTETLSHSKGQGAMKRGLDSSPSAAASDTEMSSTAFVSPPSLPADTKRRKTQPGEGS from the exons ATGCCGATGACAACCGACCCTGGAGGGGGTCTGGGACAATCCCAGGACGCAATCTACAATGCAGCCGTCGCGTGTAGAGACTTGTTCGACTCAACGATCAATCAGATCATGTCTGGTAAACGGCCTTTGAAAGAACTCCAGCAGCGGTTTTGGCTATGGTCAAACAATTCCGGCGTGTTTGCAGAACCCTTTATCTCGCTTGATGCTCGCCTACAAGAACATGAAGAGCCTCGGGCCATGATACTGAGGTTGCTGGGATTGATTCAAAAGAATCTGGAAGCCAGTAAGTGGAAACTCGGAGACCTCAGGAATTGCACAGTTTCGAGGCTGAAATATCATGGATCAACCACAGTGACACGACTTGACGAAGAATTTCATCGAGATGAAACCAACCGAGGACCTGAAGAACAGCTTGAACGATCCCAGGCCTGGTCAGTAGTCGATGGCGAACCAATGACCGAGAACAATCATTTACAGGGATCAATCTTCGGAATATCTGGTGCTCTCGAAAGGTTAACTCGGCTGTCTGTGTTGATATCTAAAGCGTCGCAAAACAACAGATCAGCTCGAGTCGAGGCGTTcagggagaaaagaaagatgGACTTCGCTGGTTTTGAAGAGCTCACGAACTTGATTATCAAGAAGAAATATCCGATGATATCCGACTCCCTCAGGTTACAACTGACGAGATCAATTGTCTACCGCAGACAGAGCATCGTGTATCACCAGCATCGGGAGGCCAAGTATCAGAGGGAGCGGACAAAGAACGAAACAGCGACCAAGCACAACACACCCGGAGAGCCGATGCTGGGGACAAGACCAATGCAGCCCACGCAGGCTGCCGCACAGAATCATCAGGAAAAGAGCAATTTCACTGGTTTTACACCTTTAGATGGTTCTGAATTCAACCGGCAAAACGTTGCTCTTGGACAATCCAAGACGGAAAGCACAGCTTCTGTGGGTGCTGCAGATGTCTGTTACCCACGACCGCCTCGTCCCAAGGATGAATCAGTCGGATACATTGACTGTCGTTACTGCTCCAAGAAAGTCGAACGACGGATCTTCGGTACCCCCTCTTTGTGGAG GAAGCATGTTGATGAGGATCTGAAGCCGTTCTTTTGCGTGTCCGAGCAGTGCGCCGATCCAGCTGTCGGATTCTCAAAGTACTCTTCGTGGCGCAAACACATGGAAGAGGAACACGGCACCAACTGGATACAATACAATCATGACCTGCCTCCTCTCGAGAGCAAGTCCAAAAAAGCGCCGGACCATGAGAGCTCCATCTGCCCACTTTGCCAAACACCAGGGGACAGACTGGAAGATGAAAAAACCAGGACCAAGATCAAGCACGAACTCCCACAAAGCACCGCACTTGCTTCCGCACCAAAAGGTTCTAGTCCACGAAAGAACACTGATCGCCGAGTTCATTTCGGAGACGAGCCACAGCTCGGTGGCTACGAAGAAAGGGTttccctcgtcgacgagcctGCATACAGTTCGGGTGGTCTCGATGTTGCGCAGAAAATGTTGTCCAGGCACATGGCGGCACACCTACAGACTCTATGTTTCCAGACCCTCGAAGTTGGCCTAGCCGATGGAGACATCTCCAACAATTCCGAGCATGGAAGCGAAAGTCTGAGAACAGATACAGAATCTTCTGGCGGTTTTGATCGAGACTCCTCCAACCTGAGCAATGTCTCACTTCCCTTCAACGAGGACTCTGACCATCTCACTACCGCAACAGACACCCCTAATGCATTTGATCGACTACGTATCGGAAGTCTGAAGTCAGATAACGACGGTCCGTTTGTTGGTGATTGGCTTCGGAACTTGGACGAAGTCTCCATCTCTGCTTCCGAGGGCTTTGATCGTCCTCATTCCAGAGAGGGTGATGATATTGTCTCTCATGAAACGCCAGCTGAGGATATGCGCCCACGTTCCCCTGAAAACCATTTCCCAGGTCTTGAGAATCCAGACATCACGATGCTGTCTGTTCTCGGGAGTGAGAAAGGCGAAGTCCTCTGGAATTTGATTAACGATCGGCTTGTATCAGGGAGCAATGGCCAGCCATTCCTTCCTTTGGACGATCTCGGGAACCTCATTTCCGTGCCGAACGTGCGACAAGCATTGAAAAGTCTCAACATCTACAGCGACCTTGAGGTGGACAAGTACGTCAACGATGTATGCAACACGACGCGTATTGGTAACAGTCAGAAAACATCGAGGAAGAAAATTTTCGCCATCTTGGTTATGATTGACCACGTTGGAGCACTTCTCAGCTTCATTTCAGAGGACTTGTACGACGTTCACCTCCCTCTTGAACTTGAACGAAGACGCGAAAACCGTAACAGAAAACCCGTTTTGTTTTCTAAATCTACTCCAAATGGGGTCATTGTCCGCGTTGAAGGGAGTTGCAGTTGGCAACCCGGCAAGATGCGGGAATTCAACGAAAAACAATGGCGGGTTATGTCTCCATTCTTCGACATGCAATCGGACAAGCCCCATTTGTATAGCCTCGATGTTCGAACTATCCTTCCCATTCTCGAAAAAGATGATAAAATCAAAGCCGAATTTTTTACAAGCAGTGGCAGGATAAAGACAAGCAGTGTCAGGATAAAGATTCATCCTGCGCATCACAACTACCCGCAG TCTACAAATTCTCATTTCATCACAGAACAGTTGCATGGTCCAGATGAACCCTTGGCTGATCGAGAGCTGCAAGCCCTACAAGAGTTAGGTCGTCAAGACCAAAAGCACTTGCTAAGACTCCTTGCAGCCTACCAGATGACTCCTGGAGGATGTTATTTCGTGTATCTCTGTTCCGACGGCAATCTGCAAGACTTTTGGAAACAGTTTCCAGAGCCAAAACCAGACCATTCTCTTATCAGTTGGTTGGCTGAACAGGCTGCTGGAGTCGCATCGAGTCTTGACTTTGTTCTCAATCAGCCTACCATTTTGGGCGTTTCGGGACAGAGTTCGATGCATGGCAGACGTGTCCAAGTGACCCCAAACAACGTACTCTGGTTTCGAGACAAAACCACAGACGAGGGCATTGCTCAAGGCGGAATACTCCAGATTAAAGACTTCGATGCGGAAGTTCGTGGAGTCTCGGTGACGTACAGAGGCCCGGAGTACGACGTAGCAGGCGAGGAAATCTCTCAAGCTTTCGAGATTTGGCACCTGGGATGCTTGCTACTGCTGTTTATTTTATGGTATCTCGAGGGTCAAAAAGGGGTTGACAGCTTCACTGATGCTCGGCTTGCCGATGAGAGAGTCGATGAAGTCATACGATCGGACATATTCTTCACAGTCTCAGTAAAGCACGGGACAAAGGTGGCTGATCTCAAGCCCTCTGTCAAAAAT TGTATCCAGCGGCTACATCGACATCCTGAATGCTCTCTATTACTCCATAATATGGTCGACTACATATCGAACCGGTTGCTGTGTTTAGAACCCAAGGAAAGAGACAAACCTTCCGAGGTTGTCAACAAACTCACAGAAATGGCGGAACGTTGCAAAGCGGATAGGGTATATGCCTGCCAAGGTTGTCCTAGACCCCAAAGCAAAACCGAAACCGTCCTGACAGATATCGGGGCCGGCCAGCCAAAAGATGATCGACTTTCATCTCATGCACTGTCACAGAATTCTGTTAAAGGGGAAGAATATTCAATGGACTTGGATGAAGCCCCTGATAGAGACCAGCCCGGTCGAGGCGTGGGGCAGGATAAGAACGgcgatgatgctgatgacgACGAGATTGAAAATGCTTGGGTCTGGAAACGTCAACGATccgacaaggccaacatAACTCTAGCTTGTCCGTTCTATAAAAAGGACCGCCAGCTCCACGGGAGCTGTTATGGGAAGAGGCTGAGCCGGATCCGTGACGTTAAGCAGCACTTGAGGAGGAGGCACTACATGCCTATCTACTGTCCTATGTGCTACAAGAACTTCTCAGACGAGACGAAGAGGGATAACCACATGCGTGAGATAGCTTGCGAAAGGGGAACTCATCTAGGTCCTATTGGCATCAGCCAGGAACAGCAAGGTGAGCTCAGCAAGAGGGCACCGAGGCAACATACAGAGGAAGAACAGTGGTACGGCATCTTCGACATCCTCTTCCCGGACCACCCCCGGCCGAACTCAGCCTACATTGACTCCAGCGTGATAACCGACGTCCTGGAACTTGGTGGAAAGGGAGAAGAGCATTTGACTACAGAAACTCTGTCTCATTCAAAGGGTCAAGGCGCCATGAAGAGGGGGCTTGATAGCTCGCCTTCTGCTGCAGCATCAGATACGGAAATGTCGAGTACTGCCTTTGTGTCTCCACCTTCGTTGCCGGCAGATacgaaaagaaggaaaacaCAGCCAGGAGAAGGTTCATGA